Within Deltaproteobacteria bacterium, the genomic segment GACGGTGCGCATTACCGGATCCTGGAGCGGCGGGAACCTGGTTTCCTTTGTTTCCGTCCATATTAACGAGGAAAGGGCGAAATCCCTTGCCTATCGGTTCAGGAACGAAAACCTGCTTACCGAAAAGGCCTTGATTCGTCCCGTGTTCGGATGGGGCGGCTGGGGGAGGTCCAGGGTCTATGACGAACAGGGCAAAGACATCTCGGTGACCGACGGACTCTGGGTGATCGCCCTGGGGACGAACGGCCTGGTGGGATTGGTGTCCCTGACCTCGTCGATCCTGATGCCCCTCTTCGTGGTGATGCGACGTTACCGGGCTGAGGACTGGCTTCATCCCGCCGTGGCGCCCGCCGTGGCCCTTGCCGCCCTGCTCGGTCTTTACATGATCGACAACCTTCCGAACGCCATGGTCAATCCCATTTTCATGGTGGGAGGGGGCGGCATAACCGCGCTTCTTTCGGAATCCCTTCCCTCCCGGGAAGATGTCCCTTCCAGGAGTGAGCCCTTTTCGGAAGAAGCCTTGCTTCAGCCCAGGTTCTTGTAACCTTTTTCAGACGATGGAACACGATAGATGAAGGCAAGGACCCTTTTACAAAAGATGATCAGGCCGGAAGAACATTCCCTGAAAATCCGGGGTATCCGGGCGGCTGCCTGGAGTTTCCTGGCAAAGGGTGTGGAGCACGCCTTCCGTATGGCCGGGAATCTCGTGCTCACGCGCCTGCTTTTTCCCGAGGCCTTCGGGATCATGGCGACGGCCTTGGCGGTCCTGACCGTGATCCACCTGTTCTCCGATACGGGAGTGCGCACCAGTATCATACAAAATCCCCGGGGGGACGAACCTGAATTCCTGAACACGGCCTGGGTCATCTCCCTTTGCCGCGCCGTGCTGCTTTCCATTGCCGTCGCCCTGCTCGCCTGGCCGGTCTCCCATTATTACAACCACCCCGAACTGAAAGGGATCCTCCTGGTCCTGGCGCTCCATCCCTTGATCCTGGGCTTAGAGAATCCTGCCTTCGTCCTTTTCATCAAGCGGTTCCGGGTCGAGAAGCAGGTGCTGGTGGATCTCGGAGCCCAGGTCCTGGGTCTAACGGCCTCCATTGTCCTGGCATATCTGCTTCGCTCCGTGTACGCCCTTGTCGCCAGTCCCCTCCTCTCCTCCCTCAGCAGGGTCGCTGCCTCCTATCTGCTCCAACCCTATAGGCCCCGCCTGGAATGGAACAAAAAGGCATTCGAGGAGCTATTTCATTTCGGGAAGTATATCTTTTTCAATACCATCGTTTCCGCTGCGGTCATGAATTCGGATGTGCTGATGATCGGTAAAATGCTGGACATGGAGACCCTGGGGACTTACAGCATAGGCCGCAATATCGGTCTGATGGTATGGTTGTTTTGTCTTCAAGTCTTCGCCCAGTCTTACCTGCCGGCAGTGAGTACCGTAGCCGGAGATCCGGCCCGGATCAGAAACATATACAGGAAGACCACAGCCTTGGCCCTGGCCTTTGCAGTTCCCGTTTCGATCCTCCTTTCCCTGTTTTCCGGAGACATCATCCGGATGCTTTACGACAGCCGATACGAGAATGCCTCCATCGCCCTTTTCTGGATCAGCGCCAGCGTGATCTTCCGCGTCATCAGCCTGGCCAACAGCAACACCTTCATCGGTACCGGACGGCCCGTCTACGAGACCCTGTCCATGGCGGTGGGACTGGCCGCCCTCTGCCTTTTTATCCCCCTGGGAGCCCGATTCCGGGGACTGGCCGGCGCGGCGGGGGGCATGTTCTGTGGGATGGTGGTCGTCACCGCGGCGGAGAGTGTCTTCATGGTCCAGGGAATCAAGTTCCCCCTCAAGGTCGCCCTCTATCCCTGGATCCAGGCTCTGCTCCTCTCTTTCGCCATGGTGGGACTCTTCAGGTTCGTGAGACCCTGGCTTGCCGGCGGGTCCTTTTTCAATCTGCCCTTCCTGGCGATCATGGGAAGTGCGGGTTTGGTCCTGTCGTTGGGTGTATACGTTCTTTTCCAGGGGCTTCATCCTTTCAGGGACAAAGCGCCGAAGCAATGGGAAGGAGAGCTCTCTCCATCATGAAACAGAATATAAACCCAAATTGTGCGTTAATAATGAAATTGATCTTTATTGCAATATGTTAAAGCATTCTGGCAACACCCTATGGGTGAAGGGTAAAGGGTTAAAAAAATGTTTTCAGGAACAAGAG encodes:
- a CDS encoding lipopolysaccharide biosynthesis protein, coding for MKARTLLQKMIRPEEHSLKIRGIRAAAWSFLAKGVEHAFRMAGNLVLTRLLFPEAFGIMATALAVLTVIHLFSDTGVRTSIIQNPRGDEPEFLNTAWVISLCRAVLLSIAVALLAWPVSHYYNHPELKGILLVLALHPLILGLENPAFVLFIKRFRVEKQVLVDLGAQVLGLTASIVLAYLLRSVYALVASPLLSSLSRVAASYLLQPYRPRLEWNKKAFEELFHFGKYIFFNTIVSAAVMNSDVLMIGKMLDMETLGTYSIGRNIGLMVWLFCLQVFAQSYLPAVSTVAGDPARIRNIYRKTTALALAFAVPVSILLSLFSGDIIRMLYDSRYENASIALFWISASVIFRVISLANSNTFIGTGRPVYETLSMAVGLAALCLFIPLGARFRGLAGAAGGMFCGMVVVTAAESVFMVQGIKFPLKVALYPWIQALLLSFAMVGLFRFVRPWLAGGSFFNLPFLAIMGSAGLVLSLGVYVLFQGLHPFRDKAPKQWEGELSPS